The Agrobacterium vitis sequence CACCATTGCTCAGCCCCACTTTTTCCCCCACATAACCGCAGACTGCCCATTGCGCCGCCTGCACCCCATAAACGAGAAATACAACCATCATTGCAAGCAGCATTTTCCCATTGTTGAGTTTGGTATGACGACTTGCCACAGGAAGTCGGGAAGAGCGCCTGGCGACGAAAAAAACAAGTGGTGCCAAGATGACGGTAAACGCCCCCAGCATGAGAAAGACAGGCGCTCCGGCGTCGGCCGGTGGCATCAATGATACCACAAAAAGCAGCAGCCCCATGGCAGTTCCGCCAATCAGGCTAAGCGCGCCCCAGTATCTCTCGGCATTGGCAAGCGAGGCGAGGCTCATCGAAACGAGGCTGAACAAGGCGCCTTCCCCCAGGCCGGTTGCAAATCTTGCAGTGGCAAGACTGTAAGGGTTTTGAAGCCAGAAACTCAGTGCTTCTCCGGCTATGACCGCGACAATGCCGCCAATCGCTACTGCTTTCCATGATCTAAGTGCCAATTTGGCTAGGAATATCCCGTAAAACGCAATGCCTGCGAGTTCCGCGCTGGCGACGATTGTCGCCATTGCTTCGCTATAGCCGGTCAGTTTGCTCATCGACAGAACGACGACGGGCATGACCATTGTCCCATTCAGTGCTACCGCATAGGCGGCACTCAAGCCGAGTATCCATAAAAGCATCGTCATTCTCCCAGAGAGCTTGCCCCTCAGAGAGGTTGGTCCCTAGAGAGGCCGGGTCGCTTTTCGCTTACCCAATGTTCCGCCTGTTATTATTGTCCGGCCCTTGAAGAGCGCGGTGAAATTCAGAATAGGAGGACGACACCGCATCACAAGGGAGTTCGGGGACACTGTGGTATCATATCCGGCCAATCTATCTCCCAGGACATCCCCGGCATTGACTGTCGTCATGGAGGTGTCTTTGTATTTCATGCTCCGCGCAGCGGATATACTCGGCCCGAATGGACAACAGTATGCGGAGGTATATTGTACAGTTGGGGTAAATGCCGCATGATACCTGCTATTTCCGGTCATAACCGGCTCTGTTGAAGGAGAATTGAGCAGGAAGCCGGCATGGCTGGCGCGGGGGGAATGAACGTGGAGGATAAGTCATAAGGGGGGTCTGATGAAGACAGTCGATGCGCGTTACGTGACTGCCAATATCCCGGCGTTTCTCATTCGTAGCCTCGTGATGACGCTCACGGATTTTGGCCTCGACGCCTCGCGATTAACGGCTGGCCTCGGCATTCCCATGGAGGATCTCGCCGACCCAGCCTGTCGGGTTTCTTTTCGCCAGGGACGTGAGGCGATCCTGCGCGCCATGAAAATGACCAGGGGCAAGGCGCTTGGATTGGAGACCGGGATTCGCGAAAAGATTACCTCTGTCGGCCTTGTCGGTTATGTGATGATAACGGCAGCGACTGTGGGTGATGCGGTTAAGCTTGGTCTCGACCTGCAAAAAGATACCGGCAGCATGCTGGAATTCGACACCAGGGAAAGCCCGGAGGGTGTCGTCGTCACGGCGGCAAGCCGTTTTCACGATCCCGACATCTATGTTTTCCTGGTGGAAGAGGCTTTTGCCAGCTTCATGGGGGTCGCACACGGTCTTGTCGGGGAGGGCTTCAAGCCGGTCCGGGTCGATTTTGCTTATCCGGCGCCAGCGCATACGGAAGCCTATCAACGGGTCTTCGGCTGTCCTATTCGATTTGGCCAGATGGAAAACGCGTTCATCTATGATGCCGCCTGGTACAAGCAACCGCTGCTGACGTCCGATCCTCTTAGCCACCGCCAGCTTCTTGAATTCATGGCCTATAACCGGGCCCGAAGCCGCGAGGCAGCCGAAATTATCGAATCCGTCGAAAGGGTTCTCCGGCAGAAACTGCATAGTCGCACGCATATTTCCAAGGTGGCGCGTGCGCTTGGTATGAGCGAGCGCACCTTGCGTCGCAGACTTGCCGAGAGCGGGGTTTCCTTCCAATCGCTTCTGGATGATCTTCGCAAGAACCGCACGCTCGAACTGTTGGGCAACAGGAACATGTCTGTCGAGCAGATCGCATTTGCGGTCGGATTTTCGGACCCTCATAATTTCCGGCGCGCCTTCCGACGTTGGACCGGCACCACGCCCGGTGCGCTTCGTGCGGATCTATCGCCTATTTGACCGGTAAAGACCCCTCAAAGGACAGCTTCACCGCTACGCAAATTGCGGTTTTTTCCTCTATTATAGGTGCAATATCCAATAAAAATGGGGAGCGACCTGGATTATATCCAGGCTGCATGCACGGCAAGAGATGGCCAAGTCTGACCAATATATTTTATCGATCGATCTTGGCACCAGTGGCTGCAAGGTCGGATTGGTGTCGATTACCGGACACGTAGTTGCCTGGGCATTTCGGCCGGTTCCGCTCCAGGTCATCGATACGATCGGGGCAGAGCAGGACCCCTCGCAGTGGTGGAACGCCTTCATCGAGGCAAGCCAGGATGTGCTCCGCCAGAGTGCGGCATTGCGCCAGAATATTGTTGCGATCTGTTCATCCACCCAAGGTGAGGGAACCGTTGCCGTTGACCGTGACGGCAATGTGCTGATGAATGCGATTATCTGGCTCGATATGCGCGGCGCCCGATATCTGAAGAAGGAAATGCGGGGGGCAATGAAGGTCGCGGGCTATGACGCGATCAAGTTGCAGAAATGGTTGAGGCTGTGTGGCGGCGCTCCGGCTTTGTCCGGCAAGGACCCTGCGGGTCACATGCTGCTGATCCGCGATGCTTTCCCTGATATTTACGAGAAGACCTACAAGTTTCTCAATGTTCTCGATTTCTTCAATCTGCGTCTGACGGGCCGGTTTTGCGCCACGCAGGATTCCATTCTCACCTCCTGGGTGACAGACAACCGCGATGTCAACCATATCCGCTATGACGACGGGTTGATCGGTGCCAGCGGCATCGACAAGGCGAAATTCCCCGATCTCGTCAGGTGTACGGATATCGTTGGAACCCTGTTGCCTTCCGTTGCCGATCTGTTGGGCCTGTCGCCAAAAACACCGGTCGTTGCCGGTGCCATCGACAATTCAGCCGCCGCGATCGGCGCTGGAACGCTGGCCGATTATGACGCCCATCTCTACATGGGTTCATCGTCCTGGATCTCGGCGCATGTGCCTTTCAAGAAAACCAGTGTCATGGACCAGATCACGTCGGTTCCTTGTCCGGTGCCGTCGAAATACCTGATGATCGCCATGCAATCGAGCGGGGCGAGCAATATCGCCTTCCTGAAGGACCGCATTGTCTTCCATGACGATGGCCTGATCGATTCCGAACCGACGCCTGATACCTACAGGCTTCTCGATGAGATTGCCGCCCGCACCCCTGCGGGAGCCGCCGGCATGATGTACCTGCCCTGGCTTTTCGGCGAACGCTGCCCTGTAGATGATCCGACCCTTCGTGCCGGGATCTTCAACATGAGCATGGAGCATAACCGCGAGACCCTTGTCAGGGCCGTCTTCGAAGGCGTGGCGCTCAATACACGCTGGATGATGAAGCCGGTCTCGCGTTTTCTCGGTCGCAGGCCTGAGGCAATC is a genomic window containing:
- a CDS encoding MFS transporter, with product MTMLLWILGLSAAYAVALNGTMVMPVVVLSMSKLTGYSEAMATIVASAELAGIAFYGIFLAKLALRSWKAVAIGGIVAVIAGEALSFWLQNPYSLATARFATGLGEGALFSLVSMSLASLANAERYWGALSLIGGTAMGLLLFVVSLMPPADAGAPVFLMLGAFTVILAPLVFFVARRSSRLPVASRHTKLNNGKMLLAMMVVFLVYGVQAAQWAVCGYVGEKVGLSNGEVGFYLALSSLVGFLGAIIPSFTHDKAKRLPAVLLGFLIMAMSIYFLFTMLTPLIFVMTQVLVNIGFYIVTPFITGILTENDPDGSVMSRTLVVAVLGGTMGTAIAGPIFEGYDPSLFAWSCLLPLAIAAIFAAIIFGHLHRSFPATVVNK
- a CDS encoding AraC family transcriptional regulator, with product MKTVDARYVTANIPAFLIRSLVMTLTDFGLDASRLTAGLGIPMEDLADPACRVSFRQGREAILRAMKMTRGKALGLETGIREKITSVGLVGYVMITAATVGDAVKLGLDLQKDTGSMLEFDTRESPEGVVVTAASRFHDPDIYVFLVEEAFASFMGVAHGLVGEGFKPVRVDFAYPAPAHTEAYQRVFGCPIRFGQMENAFIYDAAWYKQPLLTSDPLSHRQLLEFMAYNRARSREAAEIIESVERVLRQKLHSRTHISKVARALGMSERTLRRRLAESGVSFQSLLDDLRKNRTLELLGNRNMSVEQIAFAVGFSDPHNFRRAFRRWTGTTPGALRADLSPI
- a CDS encoding xylulokinase, with translation MAKSDQYILSIDLGTSGCKVGLVSITGHVVAWAFRPVPLQVIDTIGAEQDPSQWWNAFIEASQDVLRQSAALRQNIVAICSSTQGEGTVAVDRDGNVLMNAIIWLDMRGARYLKKEMRGAMKVAGYDAIKLQKWLRLCGGAPALSGKDPAGHMLLIRDAFPDIYEKTYKFLNVLDFFNLRLTGRFCATQDSILTSWVTDNRDVNHIRYDDGLIGASGIDKAKFPDLVRCTDIVGTLLPSVADLLGLSPKTPVVAGAIDNSAAAIGAGTLADYDAHLYMGSSSWISAHVPFKKTSVMDQITSVPCPVPSKYLMIAMQSSGASNIAFLKDRIVFHDDGLIDSEPTPDTYRLLDEIAARTPAGAAGMMYLPWLFGERCPVDDPTLRAGIFNMSMEHNRETLVRAVFEGVALNTRWMMKPVSRFLGRRPEAITMIGGGAMSPAWCQIFADVLGVQIRQPHDPMKANARGAAFIGAVGLGLIQFDEVARHVVIDRIYDPDPATQRLYDERFGIFTELHRRLAPLYKRLNGSKGKIHG